From the genome of Streptomyces sp. NBC_01341, one region includes:
- a CDS encoding inositol-3-phosphate synthase: protein MGSVRVAIVGVGNCAASLVQGVEFYKDADPAGKVPGLMHVQFGDYHVSDVEFVAAFDVDAKKVGLDLADAIGASENNTIKIADVPHTGVTVQRGHTHDGLGKYYRETIEESTEAPVDIVQTLKDKQVDVLVCYLPVGSEVAAKFYAQCAIDAKVAFVNALPVFIAGTKEWADKFTEAGVPIVGDDIKSQVGATITHRVMAKLFEDRGVILDRTMQLNVGGNMDFKNMLERERLESKKISKTQAVTSQIRDRELGADNVHIGPSDYVAWLDDRKWAYVRLEGRAFGDVPLNLEYKLEVWDSPNSAGVIIDAVRAAKIAKDRGIGGPILSASSYFMKSPPVQYFDDEARENVEKFISGDVER, encoded by the coding sequence ATGGGTTCGGTTCGCGTAGCCATCGTCGGCGTGGGCAACTGCGCCGCCTCACTGGTGCAGGGCGTCGAGTTCTACAAGGACGCCGATCCGGCCGGCAAGGTGCCCGGCCTGATGCACGTCCAGTTCGGCGACTACCACGTGAGTGACGTCGAGTTCGTCGCCGCCTTCGACGTCGACGCGAAGAAGGTCGGCCTCGACCTCGCGGACGCCATCGGCGCCAGCGAGAACAACACCATCAAGATCGCCGACGTGCCCCACACCGGCGTGACCGTTCAGCGCGGCCACACCCACGACGGGCTCGGCAAGTACTACCGCGAGACGATCGAGGAGTCCACCGAGGCCCCCGTCGACATCGTCCAGACCCTCAAGGACAAGCAGGTCGACGTCCTCGTCTGCTACCTGCCCGTCGGTTCCGAGGTCGCTGCGAAGTTCTACGCGCAGTGCGCCATCGACGCCAAGGTCGCGTTCGTCAACGCCCTGCCGGTGTTCATCGCCGGCACCAAGGAGTGGGCGGACAAGTTCACCGAGGCCGGCGTCCCGATCGTCGGCGACGACATCAAGTCGCAGGTCGGCGCCACCATCACGCACCGCGTGATGGCGAAGCTCTTCGAGGACCGGGGCGTCATCCTGGACCGCACGATGCAGCTGAACGTCGGCGGCAACATGGACTTCAAGAACATGCTCGAGCGTGAGCGCCTGGAGTCCAAGAAGATCTCGAAGACGCAGGCCGTCACCTCGCAGATCCGCGACCGTGAGCTCGGCGCCGACAACGTCCACATCGGCCCCTCGGACTACGTGGCCTGGCTGGACGACCGCAAGTGGGCGTACGTGCGCCTCGAGGGCCGCGCCTTCGGCGACGTCCCGCTGAACCTGGAGTACAAGCTCGAGGTCTGGGACTCCCCGAACTCCGCCGGTGTCATCATCGACGCCGTGCGCGCGGCGAAGATCGCCAAGGACCGCGGCATCGGTGGCCCGATCCTCTCGGCCTCCTCGTACTTCATGAAGTCCCCGCCGGTCCAGTACTTCGACGACGAGGCCCGCGAGAACGTCGAGAAGTTCATCAGCGGCGACGTCGAGCGCTGA
- a CDS encoding protein kinase family protein: protein MAERSTAAVDVADNSGDKPLTAKAEAATTDGTAQTQDSEATVSESDGREDSAGVPATPDLHSGHKLAGRYRLEECVTRLDGFSSWRAVDEKLRRAVGVHLLPADHPRARSVLAAARSSALLGDPRFVQVLDAVEEDDLVYVVHEWLPDATELTALLAAGPLEAHDAYQLVSQISQAMAAAHREGLSHLRLTPGAVLRSSTGQYRIRGLAVNAALRGITADKPLRTDTEAIGALLYAALTRRWPYENDAYGLTGLPKDLGLIPPDQVRAGVHRGLSEIAMRALANDGATASRQEQPCTTPDELAKAVAAMPRVLPPESTFTAPPEYQRTTYQQGTYGRPSTRPTSATQPVIAVPPPPLQSRTGKVLKWAVSALLIAALGLGSWQLAEALLDRKDSEEPTPTQTDTTDSGDDNNAIEPSKPVKIVGAQDYDPLGSDGSEKPASIKNVYDGDAASYWNTDGYYSAYFGKLKEGVGVVLDLGEVQQVGSVDVSFLGGETSVELRTTEGASVPPMPDGFTRAAKGTGTKVSLKPDKPVQARYLLVWLTKLPPSDGGNYRGKISDIKVTS, encoded by the coding sequence GTGGCGGAACGTAGCACGGCCGCTGTCGACGTGGCCGACAACAGCGGCGACAAGCCGCTGACCGCCAAGGCGGAAGCGGCCACGACCGACGGGACGGCACAAACCCAGGACTCAGAGGCCACGGTCTCGGAGAGCGACGGGCGCGAGGACTCGGCCGGCGTCCCCGCGACGCCCGACCTGCACAGTGGTCACAAACTGGCCGGACGCTACCGGCTCGAGGAGTGCGTCACCCGGCTGGATGGATTCAGCAGCTGGCGCGCCGTCGACGAGAAGCTGCGCCGCGCGGTCGGCGTGCATCTCCTGCCTGCCGACCATCCACGCGCCCGCTCGGTGCTGGCCGCAGCCCGGTCCTCGGCCCTGCTCGGTGACCCTCGCTTCGTCCAGGTACTGGACGCCGTGGAGGAGGACGACCTCGTCTACGTCGTCCATGAATGGCTCCCCGACGCCACCGAACTCACCGCCCTGCTGGCCGCGGGACCGCTGGAGGCCCACGACGCGTACCAGCTCGTGAGCCAGATCTCCCAGGCCATGGCAGCGGCCCATCGCGAAGGCCTGTCGCACCTGCGCCTCACGCCCGGAGCAGTACTGCGCAGTTCGACGGGGCAGTACCGCATCCGTGGGCTGGCTGTGAACGCCGCTCTTCGCGGCATCACGGCCGACAAACCTCTGCGTACGGACACCGAAGCCATCGGAGCCCTTCTCTACGCGGCGCTGACCCGTCGCTGGCCCTACGAGAACGACGCGTACGGTCTTACCGGACTTCCCAAGGACCTGGGCCTCATCCCTCCGGACCAGGTCCGGGCCGGCGTGCACCGTGGGCTGTCCGAGATCGCGATGCGCGCACTCGCCAACGACGGTGCCACCGCGTCGCGCCAGGAACAGCCCTGCACCACCCCGGACGAACTGGCGAAGGCCGTCGCTGCCATGCCGCGGGTCCTCCCCCCGGAGTCGACTTTCACCGCACCGCCCGAGTACCAGCGCACCACCTACCAGCAGGGCACGTACGGACGGCCCTCGACCCGGCCCACCTCCGCCACACAGCCGGTCATCGCCGTTCCTCCCCCTCCGTTGCAGAGCCGCACCGGCAAGGTGCTCAAGTGGGCCGTCTCCGCGCTGCTCATCGCCGCCCTGGGACTCGGCAGCTGGCAGCTTGCGGAGGCCCTGCTCGACAGGAAGGACTCCGAAGAGCCCACCCCCACGCAGACCGACACGACCGACTCGGGCGACGACAACAACGCCATCGAGCCCAGCAAACCCGTGAAGATCGTGGGCGCGCAGGACTACGACCCGCTCGGTTCGGACGGCTCCGAGAAGCCGGCCTCGATAAAGAACGTCTACGACGGGGACGCCGCCTCCTACTGGAACACGGACGGCTACTACAGCGCCTACTTCGGCAAGCTCAAGGAAGGCGTCGGCGTCGTCCTCGACCTCGGTGAGGTCCAGCAGGTCGGCAGCGTCGATGTGTCCTTCCTCGGTGGAGAGACGTCGGTCGAGCTGAGAACGACCGAGGGCGCGTCCGTGCCCCCCATGCCGGACGGCTTCACCAGGGCGGCCAAGGGAACCGGAACAAAGGTGTCACTGAAGCCCGACAAGCCGGTGCAAGCGCGGTACCTTCTGGTCTGGCTGACCAAACTGCCTCCGAGTGACGGCGGGAACTACCGGGGCAAGATCTCGGACATCAAGGTCACCAGCTGA
- a CDS encoding DUF6049 family protein — MAEAADFQGMKPSPARRWLRRTASLIVGAPLITGLLAGPAALSAQAGQAAKAPTGSRTVDVSLDTLSPSAPVEGDTLSISGTLTNKGKKAVTDAEVDLRVGPTLSGRGAIDEAAERTGYLPGSDPAKLGGKYSVKVSKLAPGVSQDFTLAVPVDKLDLDDEGVYQLGVSLTGKTSDYAYDQVLGIQRTFLPWQPEDSKGKTKLTFLWPLIASAHVTAETGSDEQQTPVFSNDDLALELAPGGRLEQLVSLGSPLPVTWVIDPDLLASVDAMTKNYRVRVGDKTVAGTNQAIAKKWLNDLEGAVKDGKVVALPFADPDLASIAHRGKNVSGTLSHLQTATEVAGKTVETVLHVKPSTDFAWPVDGAIDPSVVDVATSAGAHKVIARSDSLDETGGLPYTPTSARPIGGGTTAVVADHRLSTAFTGDMAKAGASTLAVQKFLAQTLALTEQESDGERSIVVAPQRAPTAAQAQTMARALQALTPERWTQPLDLVAAADEKPDAQATTKVPRASQYPKKLRSQELPTQAFQDIRTTQDSLNNFQVILTQSDRVVTPFGNAINRSVSTSWRGRPLEAQRYRDSVRTYLQSLTDEVQLIAKSDVTLSGRSATIPVTVQNKLVQGVDHLVLRLTSGNATRLKLNDGGAVAEKPIQIAGGHSQSVKFDASANANGQAHVTARLFTTDNVPYGEAMTFTVKVSEVTPTVLLVIAGGLLLLVLAGIRMYTHRKRAAADGTVEGGGGEPEQPSDPRPDTGPESGAPSGPGEKVDR; from the coding sequence GTGGCCGAGGCGGCAGACTTTCAGGGGATGAAACCCTCCCCTGCCCGCCGGTGGCTCCGGCGCACAGCCTCCTTGATCGTCGGGGCACCGCTGATCACCGGCCTCCTGGCCGGCCCCGCGGCGCTTTCCGCGCAGGCCGGGCAAGCCGCCAAGGCCCCCACCGGATCACGCACCGTCGATGTGTCTCTGGACACGCTCTCTCCCAGCGCACCGGTCGAGGGCGACACCCTCAGCATCTCCGGAACCCTGACCAACAAAGGCAAGAAGGCGGTCACCGATGCCGAGGTCGACCTGCGGGTCGGGCCGACGCTCTCCGGCAGGGGCGCCATCGACGAGGCGGCCGAGCGCACCGGGTACCTGCCCGGCAGCGACCCGGCCAAGCTCGGTGGCAAGTACTCGGTGAAGGTCTCCAAGCTCGCCCCGGGGGTCAGCCAGGACTTCACCCTCGCGGTCCCGGTGGACAAGCTGGACCTGGACGACGAAGGCGTCTACCAACTGGGGGTCTCCCTCACCGGCAAGACCTCCGACTACGCCTACGACCAGGTGCTCGGCATCCAGCGCACCTTCCTCCCCTGGCAGCCCGAGGACAGCAAGGGCAAGACCAAACTGACCTTCCTCTGGCCGCTGATCGCGTCGGCCCACGTCACGGCTGAGACAGGCTCGGACGAACAGCAGACGCCCGTCTTCTCGAACGACGACCTGGCCCTCGAACTCGCTCCCGGCGGCCGGCTGGAGCAGTTGGTGTCGCTGGGAAGTCCGCTTCCCGTGACGTGGGTGATCGACCCGGACCTGCTGGCTTCGGTCGACGCGATGACCAAGAACTACCGCGTCAGAGTCGGCGACAAGACCGTCGCGGGGACCAACCAGGCCATCGCCAAGAAGTGGCTCAACGACCTGGAAGGGGCCGTCAAGGACGGCAAGGTGGTGGCTCTGCCGTTCGCCGACCCGGACCTGGCCTCCATCGCCCACCGCGGCAAGAACGTCTCGGGCACCCTCAGCCACCTGCAGACGGCGACCGAGGTGGCGGGCAAGACCGTGGAGACGGTTCTGCACGTCAAGCCGTCGACCGACTTCGCCTGGCCGGTGGACGGCGCGATCGACCCGTCCGTGGTGGATGTCGCCACGTCCGCCGGCGCGCACAAGGTGATCGCCCGCAGCGACAGTCTCGACGAGACGGGGGGGCTGCCCTACACGCCGACATCGGCCCGGCCGATCGGCGGTGGCACCACCGCCGTCGTCGCGGACCACCGGCTGTCCACGGCGTTCACGGGCGACATGGCCAAAGCCGGCGCCTCGACACTCGCCGTCCAGAAGTTCCTCGCCCAGACGCTCGCACTGACGGAGCAGGAATCCGACGGCGAACGCAGCATCGTCGTCGCCCCCCAGCGCGCTCCCACCGCCGCACAGGCCCAGACCATGGCACGTGCGCTGCAGGCCCTCACCCCCGAGCGCTGGACACAGCCACTCGATCTGGTGGCGGCCGCGGACGAGAAGCCGGACGCCCAGGCCACCACCAAGGTGCCCAGGGCGTCCCAGTACCCGAAGAAGCTGCGCAGCCAGGAGCTGCCCACACAGGCGTTCCAGGACATCAGGACGACGCAGGACTCGCTGAACAATTTCCAGGTGATCCTCACCCAGTCCGACAGGGTGGTGACCCCCTTCGGGAACGCGATCAACCGCTCCGTCTCGACATCGTGGCGCGGGAGGCCACTGGAGGCGCAGCGGTACCGCGATTCGGTCCGTACCTACCTGCAAAGCCTCACCGACGAGGTGCAGCTGATCGCGAAGTCGGATGTGACCCTCTCCGGGCGCAGCGCGACGATCCCCGTGACCGTGCAGAACAAACTGGTCCAGGGTGTCGACCACTTGGTGCTCCGTCTGACCTCGGGCAATGCCACACGCCTGAAGCTCAACGACGGCGGAGCGGTGGCCGAAAAGCCGATCCAGATCGCCGGCGGACACAGCCAGTCCGTGAAGTTCGACGCCTCGGCCAACGCCAACGGGCAGGCACACGTCACGGCACGGCTCTTCACCACGGACAATGTGCCGTACGGCGAGGCGATGACCTTCACCGTGAAGGTCTCGGAAGTCACGCCCACGGTGCTTCTCGTCATCGCCGGCGGGCTGCTCCTGCTGGTCCTGGCCGGCATCAGGATGTATACCCACCGCAAGCGCGCCGCCGCCGATGGCACGGTGGAGGGCGGCGGCGGTGAACCCGAGCAGCCGAGTGACCCGCGGCCGGACACCGGTCCGGAAAGCGGTGCCCCGTCGGGCCCGGGTGAGAAAGTGGACCGTTGA
- a CDS encoding CCA tRNA nucleotidyltransferase, whose translation MPNANEDSPRALSQVQHRAVSELLRVSPVADDLARRFQEAGFGLALVGGSVRDALLGRLGNDLDFTTDARPEDVLKIVRPWADSVWEVGIAFGTVGLQKDGYQIEVTTYRSEAYDRTSRKPEVSYGDSIEEDLVRRDFTVNAMAVALPEKEFIDPHGGLDDLDQRVLRTPGTPEASFSDDPLRMLRAARFAAQLDFDVAPDVVTAMTDMAERIEIVSAERVREELNKLLLSGHPRKGLGLLVDTGLADRVLPELPALRLESDEHHRHKDVYEHSLTVLEQAIDLEEDGPDLVLRLAALLHDIGKPRTRRFEKDGRVSFHHHEVVGAKMAKKRMTELKYSNDLVRDVSKLVELHLRFHGYGDGEWTDSAVRRYVRDAGPLLNRLHKLTRSDCTTRNKRKANALSRTYDGLEERIAQLQDQEELDAIRPDLDGNEIMQILGVGPGPAIGKAYAFLLELRLENGPVERDAAVAALKEWWAAQD comes from the coding sequence GTGCCGAACGCCAACGAAGACAGCCCCCGTGCCCTGAGCCAGGTGCAGCACCGCGCAGTCAGCGAACTGCTGCGGGTCTCCCCCGTCGCCGACGACCTCGCCCGACGATTCCAGGAAGCCGGATTCGGTCTCGCTCTGGTCGGAGGGTCCGTCCGCGACGCGTTGCTCGGCCGGCTCGGAAATGATCTGGACTTCACCACCGACGCGCGCCCGGAGGACGTACTCAAGATCGTCCGGCCCTGGGCGGACTCGGTCTGGGAGGTCGGTATCGCCTTCGGCACCGTCGGTCTGCAGAAGGACGGCTATCAGATCGAGGTCACCACCTACAGGTCCGAGGCGTACGACAGGACCTCGCGCAAGCCGGAGGTCTCCTACGGCGACTCGATCGAGGAAGACCTCGTGCGCCGCGACTTCACGGTCAACGCCATGGCTGTCGCACTCCCTGAGAAGGAGTTCATCGATCCGCACGGCGGGCTCGACGACCTCGATCAGCGCGTACTGCGTACCCCGGGTACACCTGAAGCCTCGTTCTCCGATGATCCGCTGCGCATGCTGCGTGCAGCTCGGTTCGCCGCCCAGCTGGACTTCGACGTCGCTCCTGACGTCGTCACGGCGATGACCGACATGGCAGAGCGCATCGAGATCGTCTCTGCCGAGCGAGTCCGTGAGGAGCTCAACAAGCTGCTCCTGTCCGGGCACCCCCGCAAGGGTCTGGGACTGCTCGTGGACACCGGTCTGGCCGACCGGGTGCTGCCCGAGCTTCCCGCGCTGCGCCTGGAAAGTGATGAGCATCACCGTCACAAGGATGTCTATGAGCACTCCCTGACGGTCCTGGAGCAAGCGATCGATCTCGAGGAGGACGGCCCCGACCTCGTGCTGCGGCTGGCCGCCCTGCTGCACGACATCGGCAAACCGAGGACGCGTCGCTTCGAGAAAGACGGCCGTGTCTCGTTCCACCACCACGAGGTGGTCGGAGCGAAGATGGCCAAGAAGCGGATGACGGAGCTCAAGTACTCCAACGACCTGGTGAGGGACGTCTCGAAGCTGGTGGAGCTTCATCTGCGCTTCCACGGCTACGGTGACGGCGAATGGACCGACTCCGCTGTACGCAGGTACGTGCGGGATGCGGGGCCACTGCTGAACAGGCTGCACAAGCTGACGCGATCGGACTGCACGACGCGGAACAAGCGCAAGGCGAATGCCCTGTCGCGCACGTATGACGGGCTCGAGGAACGCATCGCGCAGTTGCAGGACCAGGAGGAGCTGGATGCGATCCGGCCGGACCTGGACGGCAACGAGATCATGCAGATTCTGGGTGTGGGGCCGGGCCCTGCCATCGGGAAGGCGTACGCCTTCTTGTTGGAGCTGCGGCTGGAGAACGGGCCGGTGGAGCGTGATGCCGCGGTTGCCGCTCTGAAGGAGTGGTGGGCCGCTCAGGACTGA
- the sigM gene encoding RNA polymerase sigma factor SigM, producing the protein MDDAGFADTSDQDLLAQHVAGDPDAFGELVRRHRDRLWAVALRTLGDREEAADAVQDALVSAFRAAHTFRGQSAVTTWLHRITVNACLDRARKAASRKTAPVDDAERLDQLMEPHESAEAPAERQDLHRELVAALATLPAEQRSALILVDMQAYPVAEAARILDVPTGTVKSRCARGRARLLPLLTHLRGGRADSEGSVLARNRTPGTSVPSPSGPKDTGDSSAAAVKGGGLA; encoded by the coding sequence TTGGACGACGCCGGTTTCGCAGACACCAGCGACCAGGATCTCCTGGCTCAGCACGTCGCAGGCGATCCTGACGCCTTCGGTGAGCTGGTCCGGCGGCATCGCGACCGTCTCTGGGCCGTAGCGCTCCGTACACTCGGCGACCGTGAAGAGGCAGCCGACGCGGTGCAGGACGCACTCGTGTCCGCCTTCCGTGCCGCGCACACCTTCCGTGGTCAGTCCGCGGTCACCACCTGGCTCCATCGAATCACGGTCAACGCATGCCTCGACCGCGCCCGCAAGGCGGCTTCCCGGAAGACCGCGCCGGTCGACGACGCGGAGCGGCTCGACCAGCTGATGGAGCCGCACGAGTCCGCCGAGGCTCCTGCGGAACGGCAGGACCTGCACCGCGAGCTTGTGGCAGCTCTGGCCACCCTGCCGGCGGAACAACGCTCGGCTCTCATCCTGGTGGATATGCAGGCGTACCCCGTCGCTGAGGCCGCACGCATCCTCGACGTACCGACAGGCACCGTGAAGAGCCGCTGTGCCCGAGGCCGAGCCAGACTGCTGCCTCTGCTCACGCACCTGCGCGGCGGCAGAGCGGACAGCGAGGGCAGCGTCTTGGCAAGGAACCGGACGCCAGGGACATCCGTCCCATCGCCATCAGGACCAAAAGATACCGGCGACAGCAGTGCCGCGGCTGTGAAGGGAGGCGGGCTCGCATGA
- the murJ gene encoding murein biosynthesis integral membrane protein MurJ encodes MNAPYDGDRGQGAGGAGSSSGPPVPPGSGQDGEIPDPYLQHAYDHDPYRAQDLAAQDPVAEALYDRASHPPPPPGTYQEPQALYQQPPAAQYAPDPRIWAQTPPPEPAGPSRHLPYGDNAATTQYVGVDDLVTRASDDREDQDAFAHLFRDQEGSGRPPGPPAEPEAAPVPVPPKSGGRAGGILKSSALMAAGTMVSRLTGFVRSLVITAALGAALLGDSFTIAYTLPTMIYILTVGGGLNSVFVPQLVRSMKDDADGGEAYANRLLTLVMVALGAIVAVAVFAAPWLIHLMSSPIANDPAANSVAVTFARYCLPTIFFMGVHVVMGQILNARGKFGAMMWTPVLNNIVMICTFGLFIWVYGSSAESRMGVETIPADGVRLLGIGTLLGLVVQALAMIPYLREAGFRFRPRFDWKGHGLGKTVKLAKWTVLFVLANQAGVIVVTQLATSAGKLSGKDGAGFLAYSNAQLIWGMPQAIITVSVMAALLPRISRAAHDNDPGAVRDDISQGLRNSAVAIVPVAFTFLALGLPMCTLLYASSGTEAARSMGFILMAFGLGLIPYSVQYVVLRGFYAYEDTRTPFYNTVIVAAVNAAASALCYVVLPAQWAVVGMAASYGLAYAVGVGIAWRRLSNRLGGGLDGARVVRTYARLCLAALPAAIVGGVVGFALLAALGDGAGGSVVALVCGSVILLGIFFAAAKKMRIEELNGMVGMVRGRLGR; translated from the coding sequence ATGAACGCGCCGTACGACGGTGACCGCGGCCAGGGCGCGGGCGGGGCTGGGTCCTCCAGTGGTCCGCCGGTGCCGCCCGGCTCCGGCCAGGACGGGGAGATCCCTGACCCGTACCTGCAGCACGCGTACGACCACGATCCGTACCGCGCCCAGGACCTCGCCGCGCAGGATCCGGTGGCCGAGGCGCTGTACGACCGCGCCTCGCACCCGCCCCCGCCTCCCGGGACCTACCAGGAGCCGCAGGCGCTCTACCAGCAGCCTCCCGCGGCCCAGTACGCTCCCGACCCCCGGATCTGGGCTCAGACACCGCCACCGGAGCCTGCGGGCCCCTCTCGGCACCTTCCGTACGGTGACAATGCCGCGACCACCCAGTACGTGGGGGTGGACGACCTGGTGACGCGAGCGTCGGACGACCGTGAGGACCAGGACGCCTTCGCTCACCTGTTCCGCGACCAGGAGGGGTCGGGCCGCCCTCCGGGCCCTCCCGCCGAGCCGGAAGCCGCTCCGGTACCCGTGCCGCCCAAGTCCGGGGGCCGGGCCGGCGGGATACTGAAGTCGAGTGCCCTCATGGCCGCGGGCACCATGGTGTCCCGGCTCACAGGCTTCGTGCGCAGCCTCGTCATCACTGCCGCGCTGGGTGCCGCTCTGCTCGGTGACAGCTTCACCATCGCGTACACCCTGCCCACGATGATCTACATCCTGACCGTGGGCGGCGGGCTCAACTCGGTCTTCGTCCCGCAACTCGTCCGGTCCATGAAGGACGACGCCGACGGCGGCGAGGCCTACGCGAACCGGCTGCTGACGCTGGTCATGGTCGCACTGGGTGCGATCGTCGCGGTCGCGGTCTTCGCGGCCCCGTGGCTGATCCACCTCATGTCGAGCCCCATCGCGAACGACCCCGCGGCAAACAGTGTGGCCGTGACGTTCGCCCGTTACTGCCTGCCGACCATCTTCTTCATGGGCGTGCACGTGGTGATGGGGCAGATCCTCAACGCCCGCGGGAAGTTCGGCGCGATGATGTGGACCCCGGTCCTCAACAACATCGTCATGATCTGCACGTTCGGTCTGTTCATCTGGGTCTACGGCAGCTCCGCCGAATCCCGGATGGGTGTCGAGACGATCCCTGCGGACGGCGTCCGCCTGCTCGGCATCGGCACCCTTCTGGGCCTGGTCGTCCAGGCGCTGGCCATGATTCCGTACCTGCGCGAGGCGGGGTTCCGCTTCCGTCCCCGTTTCGACTGGAAGGGACACGGGCTCGGCAAGACGGTCAAGCTCGCCAAGTGGACCGTCCTCTTCGTCCTTGCCAACCAGGCAGGCGTCATCGTCGTCACGCAGTTGGCCACCTCGGCGGGCAAGCTCTCGGGCAAGGACGGAGCGGGCTTCCTGGCCTACTCCAACGCCCAGCTGATCTGGGGCATGCCGCAGGCCATCATCACCGTGTCGGTCATGGCCGCCCTGCTGCCCCGCATCTCCCGGGCAGCCCATGACAACGACCCAGGGGCAGTCCGCGACGACATCTCGCAGGGACTGCGCAACTCGGCCGTCGCCATCGTCCCGGTCGCCTTCACGTTCCTCGCGCTCGGCCTGCCGATGTGCACCCTGCTGTACGCCTCCAGCGGTACCGAGGCCGCACGGTCCATGGGCTTCATCCTCATGGCGTTCGGTCTGGGCCTGATCCCGTACTCCGTGCAGTACGTCGTGCTGCGCGGCTTCTACGCGTACGAGGACACCCGCACCCCGTTCTACAACACGGTCATCGTGGCTGCGGTCAATGCCGCCGCGTCAGCACTCTGCTACGTGGTTCTTCCGGCTCAGTGGGCAGTCGTGGGTATGGCGGCCTCGTACGGGCTGGCCTACGCGGTGGGCGTCGGCATCGCCTGGCGCCGGCTGAGCAACAGGCTCGGCGGTGGTCTCGACGGCGCCCGGGTGGTGCGCACCTACGCCCGCCTCTGTCTGGCGGCGCTTCCCGCGGCCATCGTCGGCGGCGTCGTGGGCTTCGCCCTTCTCGCGGCTCTCGGCGACGGGGCCGGCGGTTCGGTGGTGGCGCTGGTCTGCGGCAGTGTCATCCTGCTGGGCATCTTCTTCGCCGCAGCCAAGAAGATGCGCATCGAGGAGCTCAACGGCATGGTCGGCATGGTCCGGGGACGACTCGGACGCTGA
- a CDS encoding MFS transporter — MPVVRDLRVLLRLRNFRRLLAVRLLSQCADGVYQVALATYVVFSPENQTTPGAIASAMAVLLLPYSLIGPFAGVLLDRWPRRQVFLYGNLLRAALACCTALLLLSSVPDWLFYVSALCVTAVNRFVLAGLSAALPRVVDTDRLVIANSLSPTAGTLAATAGGGLALAIRLLTDGSDATVVLLGALLYLLSAVASLTLPRTLLGPDRGQHHVRVREALSTTASGLLAGLRHLAERKDAARALTAMTVLRFCYGALTVMLLMLCRYAWSDSESDGLALLGLALGASAAGFFVAALVTPWAVGRLGRFGWMGGCAGAAALLEPALGLSFAPVPMVAAAFILGLITQGAKITTDTQVQASVDDAYRGRIFSLYDVLFNVAFVAAAALAALVLPKEGRSVVVVVTVAVLYAMTSAALLRRRRAHLASARVRAKE, encoded by the coding sequence ATGCCTGTCGTGCGTGATCTTCGCGTGCTCCTGCGCCTGAGGAACTTCCGTCGCCTGCTAGCCGTACGGCTTCTCTCACAGTGTGCCGACGGCGTCTACCAGGTCGCGCTCGCCACTTACGTCGTCTTCTCACCGGAGAACCAGACGACGCCTGGGGCCATCGCCTCCGCCATGGCCGTACTGCTGCTCCCGTACTCGCTGATCGGCCCCTTCGCCGGAGTACTGCTCGACCGCTGGCCACGCCGCCAGGTCTTCCTCTACGGCAACCTCCTACGGGCCGCCCTGGCCTGCTGCACGGCCCTGCTGCTCCTGAGCTCGGTCCCGGACTGGCTCTTCTACGTTTCCGCCCTCTGCGTCACCGCGGTGAATCGCTTCGTCCTGGCCGGCCTCTCGGCGGCCCTGCCCCGCGTGGTGGACACCGACCGGCTCGTCATCGCCAACTCGCTCTCGCCGACTGCTGGAACGCTGGCCGCCACGGCGGGCGGAGGTCTCGCTCTGGCCATCCGACTGCTGACCGACGGGTCCGACGCGACGGTGGTCCTTCTGGGTGCTCTCCTCTATCTCCTGTCGGCCGTGGCCTCCCTGACGCTGCCCCGCACCCTCCTCGGGCCGGATCGGGGCCAACACCATGTGCGGGTGCGTGAGGCGCTGAGCACCACGGCGTCGGGTCTCCTGGCCGGGCTGCGCCATCTGGCGGAACGCAAGGACGCGGCACGGGCACTGACCGCGATGACGGTGCTGCGTTTTTGCTACGGGGCGCTCACCGTGATGCTGCTGATGCTCTGCCGGTATGCCTGGTCCGACAGCGAGTCCGACGGTCTGGCCCTGCTCGGTCTGGCACTCGGCGCCTCAGCTGCGGGATTCTTCGTGGCCGCCCTCGTCACACCGTGGGCCGTCGGCCGACTCGGCCGCTTCGGCTGGATGGGAGGGTGCGCCGGAGCGGCAGCTTTGCTGGAACCGGCACTGGGACTGTCGTTCGCCCCCGTCCCGATGGTGGCGGCGGCGTTCATCCTCGGGCTCATCACCCAGGGAGCGAAGATCACGACGGATACACAGGTGCAGGCATCCGTGGACGACGCCTACCGCGGCCGGATCTTCTCTCTCTACGACGTTCTGTTCAACGTCGCCTTCGTCGCGGCCGCCGCGCTGGCCGCCCTCGTGCTTCCCAAGGAGGGGCGGTCCGTCGTCGTGGTGGTGACCGTGGCGGTCCTCTACGCCATGACTTCGGCAGCACTGTTGCGGCGACGCCGTGCGCACCTGGCGTCGGCACGCGTCCGCGCCAAGGAGTGA